The Trachemys scripta elegans isolate TJP31775 chromosome 6, CAS_Tse_1.0, whole genome shotgun sequence genome includes a window with the following:
- the LOC117878700 gene encoding phospholipid-transporting ATPase ABCA1-like: protein MAFWTQLGLLLWKNFTYRRRQTFQLLIEVAWPLFIFFILISVRLSYPPYEQHECHFPNKAMPSAGTLPWVQGIICNANNPCFRYPTPGESPGVVGNFNRSIISRLFSDAKRLLLYSQKDSSLKDTQKLLGKLQKLGNSGSGNSMGKKNLVHLAVEFAAAVSRHLLKCIFATGGRGLVYVHCPCSSEPTLKTCFSRISVLCSFSLSFWPTAANCSSCFLM from the exons ATGGCTTTCTGGACACAGTTGGGATTGCTGCTATGGAAGAACTTCACGTACAGGAGAAGGCAGACA tttcAGCTGCTGATTGAAGTTGCTTGGCCTCTCTTTATCTTCTTTATACTGATCTCCGTACGCCTTTCGTATCCGCCCTACGAACAACACGAAT GTCACTTTCCAAACAAGGCCATGCCTTCAGCAGGAACCTTGCCCTGGGTCCAAGGGATTATCTGTAATGCCAACAACCCTTGCTTCCGCTACCCAACGCCCGGGGAATCCCCAGGTGTCGTCGGAAACTTCAACAGGTCCAT CATTTCCCGCTTGTTCTCGGATGCCAAGAGGTTACTCTTGTACAGCCAGAAGGACAGCAGCTTAAAGGATACTCAGAAACTCCTGGGAAAACTGCAGAAGCTTGGGAACTCTGGCTCAGGTAACTCAATGGGGAAAAAGAACCTTGTACATTTGGCAGTagagtttgctgctgctgttagccggcaccttttaaaatgtatttttgcaaCGGGTGGAAGGGGCCTAGTGTACGTTCATTGTCCTTGCTCATCAGAGCCCACCCTAAAAACATGTTTCTCCAGGATCAGTGTTCTGTGCTCCTTCAGTCTGTCTTTCTGGCCTACGGCAGCCAACTGCAGCAgctgttttttaatgtaa